The region AGAGATTCCCAAAGGGATTCGGGTAATGCGCTTTTATTGGTGAAATCGGATGTTTTGGAATCAGAGACTACGGATTCTATTTTTGCAAGTATCTCTCCTTCTGCAAAGCCTTTACCGAGTACCATTCCGGATGCGGTGACTCCTCGCACTAATTTGCCAAGATCTCCGTGTTCCGCCAAGAAAGTTAGAGTCCCGGAACTCGGAGCGCATAGGACGGTTTCCATCTTCATTGCAGCGATGATCAGAATAGGATCCCCTTCTTGTATCGGGGAACCTTCCGTCCAAGCAATTTTAGTATTAGGATCTTCGCATATTTTTACGAAAGTCCCTTGGAAAGGAGAGCGTAAGAACCCGGCCGAATCGGAGTCGGATCTTTTGTCTTTGGAATGAACGGAAAAACGGGAATATCTTAATTTTCCGGTTCCATCGGGAAAACGTATCGAATGGAAGGAAGGTCTTCTGTCTATACGGACAGGAACCGTCCTGCCCCGATACTCCGCCAAAAATTCCTCTCCGGATTCTCCTTTGGATAGGATTCCAATTTTACCGTAGTCCTTTCCGTTCAGTAGAATTTGATAAGAGTTCGTCGAAAGACGAAAGAGCTTTGTCTGAAAATTTACCGTTTCAGATTTCAATTCGAATTGGTAATCGGAGTATTCGGATTCTTGGGAATGCAATAGTTTTGCTAGATCCCGTCCTCTCAAGGATTCGATCCGATCGTTTTCAGTAATGCGAAGACATTCGGCCAGAGAACAATATAGGGCCGCCTCTTCTTCCGATTCGGAGTCGGAACGAGTGAGTTCAGGATGATCGAGTAATATTCGGTTATCGTAATTTCCCTTCCGAAAGAGTTCATGTCTTATTAATCCGATCAGTTGCTCTATGTTCGTCGTGATTCCTCTGACATAAAGATCGGAAAGAGCTCTTTCCATTCTTAGAAGCGATTCTTCTCGGGTTGTGCCGGTTGTGATGAGTTTTCCGATCATCGGATCGTAATCTCCGAGCACACGGTCCCCTTTTCTGAATCCGAAATCGCAACGTACTCCGTTGAAGGTGGGTAATTCCAGATCCTTTATCTTTCCGGGTGAAGGAGAATAATTTTGAAACGGATCCTCCGCGTAGATCCTACATTGGATAGAATGATTTCTGTCCGAGAATCTTTTCCTTACGACGGAGTCGTAAGGGATCTCCTGCTCTCTTCCGTCAAAGAGTAGAATTTGCCATTTGGCCAGATCGATACCGAGGGATTGATCCGTGACCGGGTATTCCACTTGGAGCCTAGTGTTCATTTCTAAGAATCCGAAGTTTCCGGTTTCGTTATCCAGTAGGAACTCCACGGTTCCCGCGCCGCAACCCTCGGAATATCCGGAGATATGTGCGATTTTTTCGGCGGAAGATAAAAGCTGCAGTAGAGTTCTATCGTCTAGAAACGTTTCTCCGCTTTCTTCCACCACTTTCTGGTTTCTTCTTTGGACGGCGCATTTGCGTATGCCGACGGCCGTAGAGCTAAAGATCTGTACCTCGAAATGAGCCGGACGCTCCACGAATTTTTCGAAGAAGTAAGTGGCATTGCCGTAGGATTGAATGCCGATTCGGACGGCGCTTTCTACGGCGGGAAGTAGATCGTTCCTGTTACGAACGACGACCATCCCTTTTCCTCCGCCCCCGCTATCTAACTTGATTATCAGTGGATAGCCTACTTTTTCAGCTTCCTGTAATATCGTTTCTTGGTCTCCGGACACGGGACCGCTCCCCTTAAAGAGGGGAATTCCGTTTTCCGAGGCGAGCTTTCTCGCATCCAGTTTGTTTCCGACCTTCCGCATCACGGAGGCTTTGGGTCCCATAAAAATTATATTTTTATTATATATGAAAGAAGCGGCCTCCAGGCTTTCGACGAATCTATAATCCTCGGACAGAAATCCGTAACCAGGGTAGACTGCGTCCGCTCCGGATAGCAAGACCGCCGCTACGAGCGTCTTTGCATCCGAGTAACGGTCCGATTCTCCGATATATACGATTTCGTCGGCCGATTCGTACCAGGATTGTTCCTTGTCCGGATTCGTTACGACGGCTACTGAACGGATACCTTCTTCTCTCAACGCGAGGAAGAATCTTTTCGCGATTTCTCCCCGGTTTGCAACGAGTACTTTCTTTAACTTTCCCTTTCGGTCAGCTACGGACTCGTAACCTTCCTTTCGGTTTGGATTTAATATTTTTAGCTCCCGGATGATTGCGTCTATTTCGGGTAGACTGATATTGCCTTCGATTAAGGATTCCGGTTCCGGTTTTCTTGTTGGGATCATTCGCTTACTCCTAAAGTATTAGGAGGACTTCAGAAAATGCGTAATCCTCCGTATGGCTGATGCTGAGACGGATCGAGCTAGGGTTCAGACTTCGAATATATTCGGCTAGGTTTCCGTAGAATCGGAAGTAAGGCCTACCGTAGTCATCGTTTCGTATCTCAATTTCCGAATATTTTAATATAAGATCCGGCTCTAAGAACAATCTTCGACCGTCCAGCGCTTTGATAAAGGCTTCCTTGGCGGCGTATCTTCCTGCAAAGAAATACGCCGATTGGTCTTTGGGTTTGGACTTCGCCCTGCCTCTCTCCCATTCCGTGAAAGTCTCCTTCAGAAAGAAGCTGGCGGAATCTTCCACGACTTTTGCAAATTCCGGAACGAAGGTGAGATCGATTCCGATGGAAGCGGAGGATAGATCCCTAACTTCGAAAAAGGAAGGATTCGGTTCGTTTGCGGTCTTCATCCTTTTTGCTCCGATCGGATTCTGTAGTCGGCGTCCAAAAGGATTCCAATTTCGTCCTCTTCGAAATAGGATTTGGTTTTTTTCTCATAGAGAGGCTTGCCGACCCCCATCCTGATTTCGTGGTAACGATTTCTTCCGCGTATTTCCCTTTCGTTTCGTTTAGAAAGATATTCCGCTCTCTTCTCTTCCGGAACGGATGCGAGAAAATAATCGGAATGAACGAGCAGACAGAGTGCACCTACATGTCCGAATCCTAAGGTCGTTAGCATTCCCGCTTTTAGCTTATGTTTTCCGAAGCGAATGCTCTCGTCCGAAAAGGTAAGGAAAGGGTATTCGTTCATATCCGGATCCACTTCTTCCAGATTCCGATTTCCAGTTACGATCCCTTCTTCCAAACTTTGTAATACGCCTATTGTCTGCCAAGCTGCGGCTCCGCCCTTGGAATGTCCGGTTAAGAATTTTTGGGAAACGATCGGTAAAAGATTGCCTTCGCTTCTTCCCAGTTTGCGTAGAAGGTTATAGAGGAGTTTGTTCTCGTTCTTATCGTTTGCCTTGGTGGATGTATCGTGTTTGTACGCGACTCCGATATCGTCCGCCGAAAGTCCGAATGCGGATAACGCGTCTCTTAAAGGAGAATTTCCTTTTTCCGATTCCGCACCTAAAGAAAGGAGTCCGAGTCCGGGTGCCGGAATCGAGGCTTGAATACCGTCCGTTTTGGAGCCAGCATATGCCAGGATTCCGTAAACGGGTAATCCGGCCGCAAGTGCGATGTCTCCTCTTGCGAGTAGAATCACTCCTCCTCCGTGCGCCTCTACGAAACCTCCTCTTCGAATATCGTTCGGTCTACAGATCGCTTTGGGCTCTATGCCGATCGCTTCCATTTCCACGCTACTCGCGGTGGCTTGCATATCTCCGAAACCTACCAGGCCTTCTTCCGAATAATCGTCAAAGGCTCCGGCTAACATAAATCCCGCTTTTCCTTCTCGGATCAGGCCCGCCGCCATTTCGAGGGAAATCCCCGCCGTTGCACAGGCAGCGACAGGAGTTTGCACGGGACCGTAAGCTCCCACATAGGATGTTAAGGCCCAAGCAGCGGTCACATTGATTAAGGATTCTTGGAGTGCGTCATGCTGTCTTTCCTTACCGAGTAGGAAATCCTGAAACATCCGTTTCATTTTTCCCATTCCACCCATACCTGAGCCCACCGTGGAGCCGACTAGACTAGGATGTAGGAACCGATACAACTCCATCGGCTCCATCCCCGCGCGAAGAAAGGCTTCACAAGTGCAGTAAATATTATATACCGTGATAGAATCCACTTGCTTGGTAAGATCCTTAGGAATTCCGTATCGAGAAGCGTCCCACCCTTTCGGAATTTGGCCTGCGACTTTTCTCGCGAAGTCGATGGCCTTACGAACTTTGATTTGGCTTCCTTTTTTACGTCGGACGAACCATTTATCTTTTTCCGAATCGTGGTATTTTTCGGTGAAATCCGGATCCGCCTTTTTGAATTCTTCCGCCTCTTCCGGTCCGGAAACGGGCAAGAAGAAGTCCTCCTCCAAAACCACGTCCACAAAGGAAAATAACGCGTCAGGGTCGAATCCTCTGCTTTCGGAATCTATGATTCGGATTCCCGAATGAGCCAGAATCTTTTCCTCGTATTTGGACTTGATCTCCCATTCCGGAACAGGCTCGCCCGTTTCCGAATCGGTCCAGGTTCTGCCTTTATCGGAGGCCTGGAATTTCACGAGACCCATGGTCCATGCAAGTTCCAGAGCGCCTTCCAAGGAGAGGACTCCTTCTTTTTCCAATTCCCAACGACTGTGGGAACTTCCACCGGGGCCTACTTCCGCAAAACCGACTACGCAGATTTGTTTGGATAATTCGGGTAAAGGACTCTTGGCGATTTCTTTTAGATGATCTTCTTTAGGAAAGGAAGGATAAGCATAGGCTTCTTTAGGTAACGTTTTTCGTTTTTCTTTCTCCACTTCGCGGGAAAGAAGTTCGTTCTTTAATGCGAAGATTTCTTTCTTATTTTTGGCATCCGTAAGGATCCCGGCTCGGATTTCGGAAAGGGCTCTTCCCAGATCGGTGACGGAGTCCAAGCCTCCCGTGAAGTCCGCTTTTAAGACTTCTTCCTTGGATTGGAACGCGACGTGATGGATGAGGCAAGAAAGTAGAAGTCCCATTTCTCTGCGTGAGAATGTGGAGATCCCCGTTTTTTCCTCCAGGGCTTGTGCGACTATGTCGTTCGCTTCCATTAAGCCCGTGCCTCTTACCCACCCGATTACGCAGCCGTGGATTCTGGTATTTTTTCCCCAGTCTTCCGCTTCGGAGAATTTTTTTCGAAATAGAGTCTCGAGTCCCAACTTCGTTTCCGCATACATCCCGTCTCTACCAAAGATTCCATGGTTCGGAGACAAAGGAAGAATAACGTGTATAGGAGAGGAATCCTTTCCGAAGGATCCTCTGCTTCTTCCTAGCGTACCTATCAGCTTTTCCACACCAAGGAGCATAACGCGCAGAGAGTTTAAAGAAGAATCGTCCAATTGAGACGCGGAATTCTCCTCTCCTACCGCTCCGAACGGGATCAATACGTCCGGTTGCCAGTCTTTGGAAGAGAGCCAATCAGAGAGTCGGGAGATATCCTCGAAGGATCCTTGGGAGAAAGGAATAATCTTTAAAGAAGAACCTTCGGCTCCGTATTTCTGGAAAATCCTTCGGTATATTTTCAATTTTTCGGACGAATAGGATGTCGTGGTGAGAATGATTTCCGCTCCACCGGCCAATAGGGAGAATACAGTTTCTAATGCGATGGAATTCGGTCCGGCTCCCGTTACCAAAACCTTTAATCCGGAGAATCCGATTCCTTCGGCTACGCTTTTTTCCAACGTTTGTAGGAAAATTTCGGACTCGGCGGAATTCTTGGAGAAGGAGCTTCCATAATCTTTACTCGCTTTGATGGATAGCTTGTTCTCCAGGAATCGTTTTGGGTGGACCTTCTCTTCCTCTTCTCGGAAATTCCAATTTCCTTCCGGAGAGATCTCCAATTTAGGTCTGAGTACGGAATTCGAGGCACGGAAAAGAGGGCCTTTTCCTTTTTCGGATTTCCAGGAAACAATCAGATCTTCCGTAATCTCCTGAAGTTTGGAGTAAGGTACTTGATCTTTTTCGGAAGAAGTTTCCCATTTTTTCCAAAGGCTCTTACGATAGCGCAGTATCTTTTCTAGCGCGTCACTTGCGTGATTGGTAAAATACGTTTTCTCCTGAAGGGAAAAAGCGTCTCTCTTACCAGTTTCCAGTTCGGCAAGCAGTTGTAATAATCTCTTCTTGGCCCATTGTTCCGAATTGGAGAAAGTGACGATTTTCTTTTCGTCGAAAAGGGGAGAAGGCGCCGTCTCGGAGACCTTTTGTCTTGCGGCCTCGATTTCCATTCTATCTTTGATTAAGAATTCGGAATATGGATCCTCTCCTAAAAGTCTTCTTCGGAAGTCTTGGATGGTTTTTCCGAAGATCCCTTCCACTCCGAAGTATTTTCTTTCCAATTCTTCCAGAGCGGCAGCGTCCACTTTCGCTCCGCTTCCGGAACCTCCTCCCACCGCGGATTTTTTTCCTATGCGGATTCCTTTAGATTGAGCGAATGCATCCACCGCTTTATCTAGCCATTTGCTCGCATCTTTTGCGCCGGATAATCTGGAGTTTAACGAGATCGGGCTTAGAGAGCCTTTTTTCAAAGACTCTCCTTCTCTTACTACTAAAGGAAGAAAAATGCTCAAAGCGAATACTCCGGATTCGGAGAGACCTCTTTCTTCTTTCAAGTGCTTGAAGACTTCTCCTCGTCCGAAATCCGGCGGGAAGAATTTCTTTAAAGTTTCTTCGAAGACGGTCCTTAAATACGGGCCCGGTTGGTTGTAGGAGGATTGTTCCTCCAAAGTTTTCACGAGATCCCGAAGCGATTTTTCATGAGCGCCGTCCAAACTCTGGGTCTTGAATTCCGCTCCTAGGTCGGCCATGACTTGGTTTCTTTTGGAGGAATTTCCCCCGAATAGGGCGTCTATATTCTCCTCTTCCGAAATCTCGTCGGGGCGGATTCCCGCTTTCAAGGAGAGAAGTGCGAATAACGCATCCTTTCTACTCAAGCTTACCGAGGCCTCGTCGCCGGATGAATCGGAGCTAACGACAACGGAAACCTCTTCCGGCTTAACGATAGTTTGGGAAGCAGGAAGAACCGGTTTCGATTCCGCTTGGACCTGCGTTTCTGGTCTGGATTCTTCGATATGACTCCAGGCAGCGTCCTCACAATCCTCTCCTTCCGACAAGACTATATTTCGATTTTCCTCCATGTGGAGGACTTCGTAAGAGGAGGAATCGGACAGATCTCTTAGAGTTTGTCTCGCCATTCCCGCTAGGTCGCCTCTGGCGCCCAGATCTATGAGTCTGCGTACTCCTAACTCCTGGAAGAAAACGTCCTGCGTTAAGATCCATTGTACAGGCATTGCGAATTGATAAGCCAATAACTCGATCAGAAGAATGCGCCGTAGATCCTGTTCGGAGACCGGGACCGTTTGCTTATTTAGAATTTCTGCAAGTATCGGACTGCCTGAAATCTCCTGAACTTTTGCAATGAATTCTTCTTTCGTGGAAAACGGACGGGCGACTAAATTCGGGATATATCTTCCGTCCAATTCGTCGAAATGGGAATTTTTAGGGATGTTCATCTCCAAAGTTTTTCGGAATTCTTCCACTCCGGAGACCAGAACTCTGGAATGGAAAGGCACATCGATTCCCTCCAAGCGAATGGTCGTCTTTTTGCCGCGAACGATTTCCTTGAACTTGGCCTCCATTTCTGCGAGCGCTTTGAGATCTCCGGTGACCGAATATTGCTTATCTCGAATATTCAGGTTCACTACTTCCAGGGGAAGACCGGTTTTTTCCCGTATATTCTTAACAACTTCAAGAATGGTTTCTTCTCCCAAGCCTACGTGACGGTTTCCTAATACTACGCTCATTCCGTAGGGACTTCTGCCTTCCGCATCTCTAGGAACGAGGCCCTGCATAGTGAGGCCTCTTCCATATACGATTCGGATCACGTTTTCGAGACCGAGGAATCCTCTTGCGGATAAAGCGGAGAATTCTCCGAGTGAGTGACCCGCAAACGGGGCCTCCTTGACTAAGAAGCCTCTTTCTTTCAGAATTTCCCAATCGGCCATGGATTTAGTCACCAAGGCGACTTGAGTGAATTGCGTGAGGTGCAGAACCCCTTTCGGATGATTCCAAATCCGTTTTCCTACCCGGAGAACAGTCGGATTCTCTTGCACGATTTTTAATAAAGAAAAACCTAACTCGTTTTGAGTGGTGGCTTCGGCTCTTTGCCAGATCTTTTTGGCTTCCGGAAATTCGTCTTTGAGTTTCATCCCCATGCCTTGGGATTGGGAGCCTTGTCCGGTGAAGACGTAACCCGTTTTGGGAGGAGCGATCGCCGCTTTGCCTCTAAGCTTTATTTCTCCTTGGCGATTGGTTACGATTACTTCGAGAATCTGATTTCCTAAGGACTGAGCGATATGCTTGGCTTCTAATTTCAATTCTTCCCCTAAAGATACGGGGGCCTCGAAAAATTCTTCGAAGGAGAATAATCTATTCGGATTTCCATTGCAGGCATCCGTTACGATTTGCTTGATCACTCTTGCGGACGTCCAAAGTCCGTGTACGATTCTATCCTTCCAGCCCGCATAGATCGCGAAATCCTTATCCGTATGGATCGGGTTCGTGTCTCCAGATGCGGAGGAATATTCGGACATCTCCATAGGAGCAAAGAACGTATGGGAGAGTATTCTGTGTTTTTGGTGTAGATCGGTTTCAGATTCCGCGTCTTGGAAGACGGAAAAGAATTTATCCAGATTAGAA is a window of Leptospira wolffii serovar Khorat str. Khorat-H2 DNA encoding:
- a CDS encoding type I polyketide synthase; its protein translation is MKSKYSDNPISSDHTFTSFNHLGEANTSSYVVFGGQGIDPMPELRSFFEEGNSNSEFWDVIFTSLKEEYSSLDSKRVALVLPYGFDLQNWLVYPEQTPDSFVLKNCSYSVPLIFIAQATSLYRIARESSDWEFFSSSIKGIFGHSQGVYAGLLLSLSHDKTSFLRNLSLIVRILLNLGIRSQEEFPVLDFDPVFRKRLRPDETPSPMAALRTEQDEILSRELDKFNAGRTSEEMVYLGLKNGPKVRVLCGSPEALVEFRDVLSSQSFPDTESWSFLKVSAPFHSPLLRRVPVLLEADCKRVGFSPDRGDLRIPLYDTRDGRDLRTESDIALSLSRMAVAETLDWDTCIDSLKNEETRILLLSFGPGTDAEKLCVPSIKGKAFLIRNLSREESLRSFKKEDPLDFPTPWKEFVPSHVILPNGRKLIRNRYSIWSGRPPVFGGGMTPSTVEPNMVIAAAKEGYLVEWAGGGQVTEELFRKRMDVFRRELPAGTGIVVNLLYLDAYLWNLQLPLVKKLKMEGAPIDGVTISAGIPETDEAVKILRDLESLGIWMNSFKPGTQKQIKQVLEIAKRIPESQILMQIEGGAAGGHHSWEDLEELVRSTYSEIRDCKNIILAVGGGIGEKKETTDWLFGTWAGKNPMPVDAVFLGTRLMAAKECCTSEKIKQALVSLGGSDNWKTTQEGKSAGGVLSGRSGLGADIYYAQNTWTKLSSLAEELTKGKESDEARKNVESRRAELIALCNATAKPYFGDLGRMTYTEVLSRYIELTCSKARLISPEGEWPDHPYIDRSYRTRLFELVRRFESRLSENSEGFYILQNLDELSDPDSFLTKWKSSYPADKIVLPEDGIFFLDVCRRPGKPVNFVPVLDEDLVKWIRSDSLWYSHCVDMDPDACAWIPGPKAVSGIRKANESVGEIFSDFLEEVYSQKAKRIDSWSNLFTDRILSRTLSDLFPSEQINSSHILIREEMEISPSEWIRHLSKLGNGFLSGLLLSPRIGSTISDLASVFAPRTGRTFQWETSPNGDLILLRVSEGEMLKVELRLLDKDSAELDLIYYDPKNRNAIPFRRKFHSEKTGESFFGEDSELKEKSVQELYRKIWNLESVSSGSENKGVYEDEIVIDRENILEFRKAIGELRRSDLKSEPNPPLSMGTTFAWKALLAPLFGLENKNLFKLLHLSQSFRWEKEAHNLCPGEKLLSQAQIVRVRKLGSGQEISIAGTVSKNGKTICSFRTAFLIRDAIEPFREFDSIPIDRKIRIRNQAECDIINSLDWIEGKSGSPVAVGTTLRFVSSEKRSERIDSRIEKLFAIGKVEIVTPTGTQAWGDFRKEETYAFGEPSNLDKFFSVFQDAESETDLHQKHRILSHTFFAPMEMSEYSSASGDTNPIHTDKDFAIYAGWKDRIVHGLWTSARVIKQIVTDACNGNPNRLFSFEEFFEAPVSLGEELKLEAKHIAQSLGNQILEVIVTNRQGEIKLRGKAAIAPPKTGYVFTGQGSQSQGMGMKLKDEFPEAKKIWQRAEATTQNELGFSLLKIVQENPTVLRVGKRIWNHPKGVLHLTQFTQVALVTKSMADWEILKERGFLVKEAPFAGHSLGEFSALSARGFLGLENVIRIVYGRGLTMQGLVPRDAEGRSPYGMSVVLGNRHVGLGEETILEVVKNIREKTGLPLEVVNLNIRDKQYSVTGDLKALAEMEAKFKEIVRGKKTTIRLEGIDVPFHSRVLVSGVEEFRKTLEMNIPKNSHFDELDGRYIPNLVARPFSTKEEFIAKVQEISGSPILAEILNKQTVPVSEQDLRRILLIELLAYQFAMPVQWILTQDVFFQELGVRRLIDLGARGDLAGMARQTLRDLSDSSSYEVLHMEENRNIVLSEGEDCEDAAWSHIEESRPETQVQAESKPVLPASQTIVKPEEVSVVVSSDSSGDEASVSLSRKDALFALLSLKAGIRPDEISEEENIDALFGGNSSKRNQVMADLGAEFKTQSLDGAHEKSLRDLVKTLEEQSSYNQPGPYLRTVFEETLKKFFPPDFGRGEVFKHLKEERGLSESGVFALSIFLPLVVREGESLKKGSLSPISLNSRLSGAKDASKWLDKAVDAFAQSKGIRIGKKSAVGGGSGSGAKVDAAALEELERKYFGVEGIFGKTIQDFRRRLLGEDPYSEFLIKDRMEIEAARQKVSETAPSPLFDEKKIVTFSNSEQWAKKRLLQLLAELETGKRDAFSLQEKTYFTNHASDALEKILRYRKSLWKKWETSSEKDQVPYSKLQEITEDLIVSWKSEKGKGPLFRASNSVLRPKLEISPEGNWNFREEEEKVHPKRFLENKLSIKASKDYGSSFSKNSAESEIFLQTLEKSVAEGIGFSGLKVLVTGAGPNSIALETVFSLLAGGAEIILTTTSYSSEKLKIYRRIFQKYGAEGSSLKIIPFSQGSFEDISRLSDWLSSKDWQPDVLIPFGAVGEENSASQLDDSSLNSLRVMLLGVEKLIGTLGRSRGSFGKDSSPIHVILPLSPNHGIFGRDGMYAETKLGLETLFRKKFSEAEDWGKNTRIHGCVIGWVRGTGLMEANDIVAQALEEKTGISTFSRREMGLLLSCLIHHVAFQSKEEVLKADFTGGLDSVTDLGRALSEIRAGILTDAKNKKEIFALKNELLSREVEKEKRKTLPKEAYAYPSFPKEDHLKEIAKSPLPELSKQICVVGFAEVGPGGSSHSRWELEKEGVLSLEGALELAWTMGLVKFQASDKGRTWTDSETGEPVPEWEIKSKYEEKILAHSGIRIIDSESRGFDPDALFSFVDVVLEEDFFLPVSGPEEAEEFKKADPDFTEKYHDSEKDKWFVRRKKGSQIKVRKAIDFARKVAGQIPKGWDASRYGIPKDLTKQVDSITVYNIYCTCEAFLRAGMEPMELYRFLHPSLVGSTVGSGMGGMGKMKRMFQDFLLGKERQHDALQESLINVTAAWALTSYVGAYGPVQTPVAACATAGISLEMAAGLIREGKAGFMLAGAFDDYSEEGLVGFGDMQATASSVEMEAIGIEPKAICRPNDIRRGGFVEAHGGGVILLARGDIALAAGLPVYGILAYAGSKTDGIQASIPAPGLGLLSLGAESEKGNSPLRDALSAFGLSADDIGVAYKHDTSTKANDKNENKLLYNLLRKLGRSEGNLLPIVSQKFLTGHSKGGAAAWQTIGVLQSLEEGIVTGNRNLEEVDPDMNEYPFLTFSDESIRFGKHKLKAGMLTTLGFGHVGALCLLVHSDYFLASVPEEKRAEYLSKRNEREIRGRNRYHEIRMGVGKPLYEKKTKSYFEEDEIGILLDADYRIRSEQKG
- a CDS encoding holo-ACP synthase, which produces MKTANEPNPSFFEVRDLSSASIGIDLTFVPEFAKVVEDSASFFLKETFTEWERGRAKSKPKDQSAYFFAGRYAAKEAFIKALDGRRLFLEPDLILKYSEIEIRNDDYGRPYFRFYGNLAEYIRSLNPSSIRLSISHTEDYAFSEVLLIL